The following coding sequences lie in one Streptomyces venezuelae genomic window:
- a CDS encoding ADP-ribosylglycohydrolase family protein — translation MIRLTWVQPEDLVGHELRQAELEGRDVAAVRCRWLTAGGETAPATAGASPAPAPARLRLLAERLLDELRPPPWHGGPNLPAPDPDSDPGRAAGLRDRLHAAWLGRAAGCVLGKPVEKLPLDGIRSLAKATGNWPLTTWFTERGVPPKLRAAYPWNRRSAATSLAENIDGMPEDDDLNFPLLNLVLLQRHGKGFTTDDVARLWLDELPAGRTFTAERVAYRNLLQGIEPPHTATHRNPFREWIGALIRADVHGWTNPGAPAAAAGQARRDAVLSHTENGVYGAMFTAATIAAAAGGHADVHACLDAGLSVVPPESRLARAVRHAIRLAHDTPDFDDVVDDLHARHGTHHWVHVVPNAALLAAALTHADGDFTGAITRAVSGGWDTDSNGATAGSVAGLLAGRADALPDRWTAPLKNRLATSVGDFNGIGFDALADLTTELSTREAPPS, via the coding sequence GTGATCCGCCTGACCTGGGTCCAGCCGGAGGACCTCGTCGGCCACGAGCTGCGCCAGGCCGAGCTGGAGGGGCGCGACGTGGCGGCGGTGCGGTGCCGCTGGCTGACGGCGGGCGGCGAGACGGCCCCGGCGACGGCGGGCGCGTCCCCGGCCCCGGCCCCGGCCCGCCTCCGGCTCCTCGCCGAGCGGCTCCTGGACGAGCTGCGGCCTCCCCCGTGGCACGGCGGGCCGAACCTTCCCGCGCCGGACCCCGACTCCGACCCCGGCCGCGCGGCCGGACTGCGCGACCGGCTGCACGCCGCCTGGCTCGGCAGGGCCGCCGGCTGCGTCCTCGGCAAGCCGGTGGAGAAGCTCCCCCTCGACGGCATCCGGAGCCTCGCGAAGGCGACCGGCAACTGGCCGCTCACCACCTGGTTCACGGAGCGCGGCGTCCCGCCGAAGCTCAGGGCGGCGTACCCCTGGAACCGCCGCTCCGCCGCGACCTCCCTCGCCGAGAACATCGACGGCATGCCCGAGGACGACGACCTCAACTTCCCGCTCCTGAACCTGGTCCTGCTCCAGCGCCACGGCAAGGGCTTCACCACCGACGACGTGGCGCGGCTCTGGCTGGACGAACTCCCCGCGGGCCGCACCTTCACCGCCGAACGCGTCGCCTACCGCAACCTCCTCCAGGGCATCGAACCCCCGCACACCGCCACCCACCGCAATCCGTTCCGCGAGTGGATCGGCGCCCTGATCCGCGCCGACGTGCACGGCTGGACCAACCCGGGGGCGCCCGCGGCGGCCGCCGGACAGGCCCGCCGCGACGCCGTCCTCAGCCACACGGAGAACGGCGTGTACGGCGCCATGTTCACCGCGGCCACGATCGCGGCGGCAGCGGGCGGCCACGCCGACGTCCACGCCTGTCTGGACGCGGGCCTCTCCGTCGTACCACCCGAGTCGCGCCTGGCCCGCGCGGTCCGTCACGCCATTCGACTCGCCCACGACACACCGGACTTCGACGACGTCGTGGACGACCTCCACGCACGCCACGGCACCCACCACTGGGTCCACGTCGTCCCCAACGCCGCCCTGCTCGCCGCCGCGCTCACCCACGCCGACGGCGACTTCACCGGCGCCATCACCCGTGCGGTGTCCGGCGGCTGGGACACCGACTCCAACGGCGCGACCGCGGGCTCCGTAGCCGGACTGCTCGCCGGCCGCGCCGACGCGCTCCCCGACCGGTGGACGGCGCCCCTCAAGAACCGGCTCGCCACCTCCGTGGGCGACTTCAACGGCATCGGCTTCGACGCCCTGGCCGACCTCACCACCGAACTCTCCACCCGGGAGGCACCCCCCTCATGA
- a CDS encoding ADP-ribosylglycohydrolase family protein has product MTSVTTQTATKAPTDTTKPAARPEPALSDRITGCLVGAAVGDALGGPVEGYAPEQIAERHGGRLTGVVGPWNGDSWRTARPIAPYHKGDGHVTDDTLMTHALVRVYATVRDHLDAYAVADHLVPDLMTTPRWIPELEADALLLHRIFLAEKWLVARLHYGHVDPREAGTGNIVNCGAAMYMAPVGLVNAADPRSAYAEALDIAGAHQSSYGREAAGVFAAAVAAACTPGATAESVVDACLALAKDGTRAAIEAVTEVAARHRDFETALAPIRAAVAPFDTVGPDYRAPSLGARRPSRLHAIEELPVALGMLLVGGADYRRTVLGSVNYGRDCDSIATMAGAIVGALHGENAVPDDWSTQVAGASRLDLRAPAAALTEVAREIFVRDTGRRRAHEAAFAALTGGTPSGAMDAAPARTAR; this is encoded by the coding sequence ATGACGTCTGTGACGACTCAAACAGCCACGAAAGCACCGACGGACACGACGAAGCCCGCGGCGCGCCCTGAACCCGCACTGTCCGACCGCATCACCGGCTGCCTCGTCGGCGCCGCCGTCGGCGACGCGCTCGGCGGCCCCGTCGAGGGGTACGCGCCCGAGCAGATCGCCGAGCGGCACGGCGGCCGCTTGACCGGCGTCGTCGGCCCCTGGAACGGCGACAGCTGGCGCACCGCCCGGCCGATCGCGCCGTATCACAAGGGCGACGGGCACGTCACCGACGACACCCTGATGACCCACGCGCTGGTCCGCGTGTACGCCACCGTCCGCGATCACCTCGACGCCTACGCCGTGGCCGACCACCTGGTCCCCGACCTGATGACGACCCCGCGCTGGATCCCGGAGCTGGAGGCCGACGCGCTCCTCCTGCACCGGATCTTCCTCGCCGAGAAGTGGCTCGTGGCCCGCCTGCACTACGGCCACGTCGACCCGCGGGAGGCCGGTACCGGGAACATCGTCAACTGCGGTGCGGCGATGTACATGGCGCCGGTCGGCCTCGTCAACGCGGCCGACCCGAGGAGCGCGTACGCCGAGGCCCTCGACATCGCGGGCGCCCACCAGTCGTCGTACGGCAGAGAGGCGGCCGGTGTCTTCGCGGCGGCGGTCGCGGCGGCCTGTACGCCGGGCGCCACCGCGGAGTCGGTGGTCGACGCGTGCCTCGCCCTGGCCAAGGACGGCACACGCGCCGCGATCGAGGCGGTGACCGAAGTCGCCGCACGGCACCGGGACTTCGAGACGGCGCTCGCCCCCATCCGTGCCGCGGTCGCCCCCTTCGACACGGTCGGGCCCGACTACCGCGCCCCGTCCCTCGGCGCCCGCCGCCCCTCCCGGCTGCACGCCATCGAGGAGCTCCCCGTCGCCCTCGGCATGCTCCTGGTCGGCGGCGCCGACTACCGCCGCACCGTGCTCGGGTCCGTCAACTACGGCCGCGACTGCGACTCCATCGCGACGATGGCCGGTGCGATCGTGGGCGCGCTGCACGGCGAGAACGCGGTGCCCGACGACTGGTCCACGCAGGTCGCCGGGGCCAGCCGCCTCGACCTGCGCGCACCGGCGGCGGCCCTGACGGAGGTGGCGCGGGAGATCTTCGTCCGTGACACCGGGCGGCGCCGCGCCCACGAGGCGGCGTTCGCGGCCCTGACGGGCGGCACTCCGTCCGGGGCGATGGACGCTGCTCCCGCCCGGACCGCACGGTGA
- a CDS encoding HpcH/HpaI aldolase/citrate lyase family protein, translated as MTAPPPLTWLYAPGDRPDVIAKALRAGADAVIVDLEDAVAPDRKEYARAAAVELLSVPQPLPVHVRVNALDGPLAEDDLRAVAPLPGVAGLRLPKVTTRAEVIRVAERAVPADGGAPALHALVESALGLEHAFAIATAHPALRGISLGEADLRADLGVRDDAGLDWARSRVVVAARAAGLAPPAQSVHPDIRDLAGLAASCARGRTLGFLGRAAIHPRQLPVIERAYLPTPAEIERAEEITEAAATDEGALALPDGRFVDKAVVEGARRVLALARRR; from the coding sequence GTGACCGCCCCTCCCCCGTTGACCTGGCTCTATGCCCCCGGCGACCGGCCCGACGTCATCGCCAAGGCCCTCCGCGCGGGAGCCGACGCCGTCATCGTCGACCTGGAGGACGCCGTCGCCCCCGACCGCAAGGAGTACGCGCGAGCCGCGGCGGTCGAGCTCCTCTCCGTGCCCCAGCCGCTGCCCGTCCACGTACGCGTGAACGCCCTGGACGGGCCCCTCGCCGAGGACGATCTGCGGGCCGTCGCCCCGCTGCCGGGCGTGGCCGGGCTGCGGCTGCCCAAGGTGACCACGCGCGCCGAGGTCATCCGCGTCGCCGAACGCGCCGTCCCCGCCGACGGCGGCGCCCCCGCGCTGCACGCCCTCGTCGAGTCCGCGCTAGGCCTCGAACACGCCTTCGCCATCGCCACCGCGCACCCCGCCCTGCGCGGCATCTCCCTCGGCGAAGCCGACCTCCGCGCCGACCTGGGCGTACGCGACGACGCGGGGCTCGACTGGGCCCGTTCCCGCGTCGTGGTCGCCGCGCGGGCGGCAGGACTCGCACCGCCCGCGCAGTCGGTCCACCCGGACATCCGCGACCTGGCGGGACTCGCCGCGTCCTGCGCCCGGGGCCGCACCCTCGGCTTCCTGGGGCGCGCGGCCATCCACCCCCGCCAGCTCCCCGTGATCGAACGGGCCTACCTCCCCACCCCCGCGGAGATCGAGCGGGCGGAGGAGATCACCGAGGCGGCGGCGACGGACGAGGGCGCCCTGGCCCTGCCCGACGGCCGCTTCGTGGACAAGGCGGTGGTGGAGGGGGCGCGGAGGGTCCTGGCGCTGGCCCGCAGGAGGTGA
- the rbsK gene encoding ribokinase gives MTRTPHIAVLGSANMDLVAYVAKAPRRGETVTGREFRTVPGGKGANQAVAAARAGATVSMIGAVGNDAYGTQLRAALEHSGIETDSLRTVETPTGTAHIVVDDEGGNAIVVVPGANGTVTCLTPGDEGLIASADALLLQLEVPLEGVLAAAEAARRHDVRTILTPAPAQPLPPELLAAVDLLLPNEHEAATLTGIADDPHAAARALLSQVPEVVITLGSRGSLYASRDAEPVTVPARQVAAVDTTGAGDTFAGTLAVALAEGNSVADALGWASSAAALSVQRPGASASMPYRKEIDEEAGTTS, from the coding sequence ATGACCCGCACGCCCCACATCGCCGTCCTCGGCAGCGCCAACATGGATCTCGTCGCGTACGTCGCCAAGGCCCCGCGGCGCGGCGAGACCGTGACGGGCCGCGAGTTCCGCACCGTCCCCGGCGGCAAGGGCGCCAACCAGGCCGTCGCTGCGGCCCGCGCGGGCGCCACCGTCTCGATGATCGGCGCCGTCGGGAACGACGCGTACGGCACACAGCTCAGGGCCGCCCTCGAACACTCCGGCATCGAGACCGACTCCCTGCGCACCGTCGAGACACCCACCGGCACCGCGCACATCGTCGTCGACGACGAGGGCGGCAACGCGATCGTCGTCGTGCCCGGCGCGAACGGCACCGTCACCTGCCTCACCCCCGGCGACGAGGGCCTGATCGCCTCCGCCGACGCGCTCCTTCTCCAGCTGGAGGTGCCGCTCGAAGGGGTGCTCGCCGCCGCGGAGGCCGCCCGGCGCCACGACGTCCGCACGATCCTCACCCCGGCCCCGGCGCAGCCCCTGCCGCCCGAACTCCTCGCCGCCGTCGACCTGTTGCTCCCCAACGAGCACGAGGCCGCCACCCTCACCGGTATCGCCGACGACCCGCACGCCGCCGCCCGCGCCCTGCTCTCCCAGGTGCCCGAGGTCGTCATCACCCTCGGCTCGCGCGGCAGCCTGTACGCGTCGCGCGACGCCGAACCCGTGACGGTGCCCGCCCGGCAGGTCGCCGCGGTCGACACCACAGGCGCGGGCGACACCTTCGCGGGCACGCTCGCCGTGGCGCTCGCGGAGGGCAACTCGGTGGCCGACGCGCTCGGTTGGGCGTCGTCGGCGGCGGCGCTCTCCGTGCAGCGACCGGGTGCGTCGGCCTCCATGCCGTACCGCAAGGAGATCGACGAGGAGGCGGGCACCACGTCATGA
- a CDS encoding CaiB/BaiF CoA transferase family protein yields the protein MTPPGTALKTAPAPLTGLRVLDLATLFAGPLAATMLGDFGAEVIKVEHPTRPDPSRGHGPAKDGVGLWWKLLGRNKRTTTLDLSKPGGRATLLRLAATSDVIIENFRPGTLEKWDLGWEELSAANPRLVLARVTGFGQFGPYARRPGFGTLAEAMSGFAAITGEPDGPPTLPPFGLADSIAGLATAYAVMTALAARDRTGEGQVVDMAIIEPILTVLGPQPLWYDQLGHVQPRTGNRSTNNAPRNTYRTADDKWVAVSTSAQSIAERLMRLVGRPELIAEPWFATGAERARHADVLDGAVGAWIAQHSRAEVIEAFEKAEAAVAPIQDVRDVMTDPQYAALDTLTTVDDPELGPLRMQNVLFRLSATPGAIHWAGRPHGADTDTVLTELGLTTDEITALRKEGTL from the coding sequence ATGACCCCTCCCGGAACAGCCCTCAAGACAGCCCCCGCCCCCCTCACCGGCCTCCGCGTCCTCGACCTCGCCACGCTCTTCGCGGGCCCCCTCGCCGCCACGATGCTCGGCGACTTCGGTGCGGAGGTCATCAAGGTCGAACACCCCACGCGCCCCGACCCCTCGCGCGGCCACGGCCCCGCCAAGGACGGCGTCGGCCTGTGGTGGAAGCTCCTCGGCCGCAACAAGCGCACGACGACCCTTGACCTGTCGAAGCCGGGCGGCCGCGCCACCCTCCTGCGCCTGGCCGCCACCAGTGACGTGATCATCGAGAACTTCCGCCCCGGCACGCTGGAGAAGTGGGACCTGGGCTGGGAGGAGCTGAGCGCGGCCAACCCGCGCCTCGTCCTCGCCCGCGTCACGGGGTTCGGCCAGTTCGGCCCGTACGCGCGCCGCCCCGGCTTCGGCACGCTCGCCGAGGCGATGAGCGGCTTCGCCGCGATCACCGGGGAGCCGGACGGGCCGCCGACCCTGCCACCGTTCGGCCTCGCCGACTCGATCGCGGGCCTGGCGACGGCGTACGCGGTGATGACGGCCCTCGCGGCACGCGACCGCACGGGCGAGGGCCAGGTGGTCGACATGGCGATCATCGAGCCGATCCTCACGGTCCTCGGCCCGCAGCCGCTCTGGTACGACCAACTGGGCCACGTACAGCCCCGCACCGGCAACCGCTCCACCAACAACGCGCCGCGCAACACCTACCGCACGGCGGACGACAAGTGGGTCGCCGTCTCCACGTCGGCGCAGTCGATCGCGGAACGGCTCATGCGTCTGGTCGGCCGGCCCGAACTGATCGCCGAGCCGTGGTTCGCGACGGGCGCGGAGCGGGCCCGGCACGCGGACGTCCTGGACGGGGCGGTCGGCGCGTGGATCGCGCAGCACAGCCGCGCCGAGGTGATCGAGGCCTTCGAGAAGGCGGAGGCGGCGGTCGCCCCGATCCAGGACGTACGCGACGTCATGACCGACCCGCAATACGCGGCCCTCGACACCCTCACGACGGTCGACGACCCGGAACTCGGCCCCCTGCGCATGCAGAACGTCCTCTTCCGCCTCTCCGCGACCCCGGGCGCCATCCACTGGGCGGGCCGCCCCCACGGCGCCGACACGGACACGGTCCTCACGGAACTGGGCCTGACGACGGACGAGATCACCGCTCTCCGCAAGGAAGGCACCCTGTGA